The Ornithodoros turicata isolate Travis chromosome 7, ASM3712646v1, whole genome shotgun sequence genome includes a region encoding these proteins:
- the LOC135400720 gene encoding INO80 complex subunit B-like has product MMPRKKVKDEPPVDIESLPAHKRHKKRKHKKHKRKRDADQPDDNPGSPQSEGSKPSLKLKIRIGGQTVEKNVSKMSEALDEDNANKSNDDSSQESGDEEEEAWLEALESGRLDEVDDELRKMKDPTLMTARQRALLESKAQTKEREEVPVAAQPPQMSEEMLQRRMQRAKKRKQQAEEKKEKDKKQTIERLLKKSDSRLRGRKMTRKSDTPRVSLLQRTSGTLMSFPVGVSFPLTSRTAPEYPAKKMCGIKGCPNPRRYSCSKTGLPLCSLECYKTNMLQMCV; this is encoded by the coding sequence ATGATGCCCAGAAAGAAAGTGAAGGACGAGCCACCGGTTGACATCGAGAGCTTGCCAGCGCATAAGAGGCACAAGAAACGCAAGCACAAAAAACACAAGCGCAAACGAGACGCGGACCAGCCAGATGACAATCCCGGCAGTCCGCAAAGCGAAGGCAGCAAGCCATCACTCAAACTCAAAATTCGAATCGGCGGGCAGACCGTGGAGAAGAACGTTTCCAAGATGAGCGAGGCGTTGGATGAAGACAACGCGAACAAATCGAACGACGACTCCAGTCAAGAAAGTGgcgacgaggaagaggaagcctGGTTAGAAGCCCTCGAGTCCGGTCGCCTGGATGAGGTCGACGATGAGCTTCGGAAAATGAAAGACCCGACGCTGATGACAGCACGGCAGAGAGCTCTCCTCGAGAGTAAGGCCCAGACGAAAGAGCGCGAAGAGGTACCAGTAGCCGCTCAGCCACCACAAATGTCGGAAGAAATGCTTCAGCGACGGATGCAGCGGGCCAAGAAGCGTAAGCAACAAGCCgaagagaaaaaagagaaggatAAGAAGCAAACTATCGAGCGTCTGCTCAAGAAATCGGACTCCCGCCTAAGGGGTCGAAAAATGACCCGCAAGTCTGACACACCCAGAGTATCCCTCTTGCAAAGGACATCGGGTACACTGATGTCGTTTCCAGTTGGTGTGTCCTTTCCTCTGACGTCACGGACTGCTCCGGAGTACCCCGCCAAGAAAATGTGCGGCATCAAGGGTTGCCCAAACCCGCGCAGGTACAGCTGTTCCAAGACTGGTCTACCTCTCTGCAGCCTTGAATGCTACAAGACTAATATGCTCCAAATGTGCGTGTAA
- the LOC135400719 gene encoding complex I assembly factor ACAD9, mitochondrial-like, whose product MHRVASHVVNSSLMRSASSRNTSVLLLVRHLAKAADKPHLQVYDGGEKPLVLSKEKVKRDPFVKNLFIGKFDKQMLIYPEVLDEARLSELESMASSVQKFLDDKVDTREIDREKKIPDEVLEGFKSLGLFGQQIPTEYGGLGLTATEYARMCEVTGVDGAIAVTLAAHNSIGIKGILLCGNEEQKRKYFPKLATGEHVAAFCLTESTSGSDAASIKCQAKLSSDKKHFILNGSKIYISNGGFADVMTVFAKVPIDTPDRQKKEVVTAFIVERDFGGVTSGPPEDKLGIRGANTTALYFDNTPVPCENVLGAVGDGFKVAMNVLNNGRFGMGAAISGGLRKLIRETTDHVINRVQFEKPLSEFHMIKEKITRMASTLYAIESMVYTSSAILDVVEDPDCALECAIVKVFSSEAAMQTVSECLQIHGGSGYMKGLSLEQFYRDTRILPIFEGTNEILRLFISLVGVQYAGKHLGDVVKKLRDPLSNPIFVIRKLWERRKDDYDSPVLDLDLCSSVHPSLKSEADRLEYCVKRLKYAVETSLQRYGHEIVEYQVILARIADIAIDVYAYSCALSRASRSYCIGLRNASHELDLVNCLGYDLTQRVKANMSEIDNYIETGVMTKKLKVADQVFKDKMYFAAHPLTRNW is encoded by the exons ATGCATCGTGTCGCTTCACATGTTGTGAATTCGAGTCTGATGCGCAGTGCATCGTCTAGAAACACGTCTGTGCTGCTGCTGGTTCGTCACCTTGCGAAGGCTGCCGATAAACCCCATTTACAAGTTTATGACGGAGGTGAAAAACCGCTGGTGTTATcgaaagaaaaagtgaaaaggGATCCATTTGTGAAGAACCTGTTCATCGGAAAATTCGATAAG CAAATGCTCATCTACCCGGAAGTGCTGGATGAGGCACGTCTGAGTGAATTGGAGTCCATGGCTAGTTCCGTTCAAAAGTTCCTTGACGATAAGG TGGACACGAGGGAGATTGACAGGGAGAAAAAAATTCCAGATGAGGTCCTTGAAGGCTTCAAATCCCTGGGGCTGTTTGGACAGCAAATACCTACAGAGTATG GTGGTCTTGGCTTAACTGCCACAGAGTACGCGAGGATGTGTGAGGTGACCGGCGTGGATGGTGCCATAGCTGTCACCCTGGCTGCGCACAACTCTATTGGCATTAAG GGCATCTTGCTGTGCGGAAATGAAGAGCAGAAGCGAAAATATTTCCCCAAGCTGGCTACAGGGGAACATGTTGCTGCATTCTGCTTAACAGAGTCTACGAG TGGGAGTGATGCAGCTTCTATCAAGTGCCAAGCCAAATTATCTTCAGACAAGAAGCATTTCATCCTAAATGGCAGCAAGATTTACATCAGCAATGGAGGCTTTGCGGATgttatgactgtgttcgcaaaAGTGCCAATCGATACACCTGAC AGACAAAAGAAGGAGGTTGTGACAGCATTCATCGTGGAACGGGACTTCGGAGGAGTAACTTCTGGACCTCCCGAAGACAAGCTGGGCATCCGGGGAGCAAACA CGACTGCCCTGTATTTTGACAACACTCCAGTCCCGTGTGAAAATGTCCTGGGGGCCGTTGGTGATGGTTTCAAA GTTGCCATGAATGTTCTTAATAATGGTCGGTTTGGAATGGGAGCTGCCATTTCAGGAGGTTTAAGAAAGTTAATAC GTGAAACAACAGACCATGTCATAAATCGAGTCCAGTTTGAAAAGCCTCTATCAGAGTTCCACATGATAAAG GAAAAGATAACGAGGATGGCCAGCACGTTGTATGCCATAGAAAGCATGGTGTATACTTCATCTGCAATCTTGGATGTGGTGGAAGACCCAGATTGTGCTCTGGAGTGTGCCATAGTCAAG GTGTTCAGTTCTGAAGCAGCAATGCAGACTGTCAGTGAATGCCTACAGATCCATGGGGGTTCTGGATATATGAAAGGCCTTTCCCTGGAACAGTTCTACAGGGATACAAGAATCCTGCCCATATTTGAA ggaacTAATGAAATTCTCCGGTTATTCATTTCGCTCGTTGGAGTTCAGTATGCAGGGAAGCATCTTGGAGATGTTGTCAA GAAGTTACGAGATCCCTTGAGCAACCCGATATTTGTTATCCGAAAGTTGTGGGAGCGACGGAAGGACGACTATGACTCTCCAGTATTAGACCTTGACCTCTGTTCCAGTGTTCACCCATCACTTAAG AGTGAAGCCGACCGACTGGAATACTGCGTGAAGCGTCTTAAATATGCTGTGGAGACGAGCCTACAACGTTACGGGCAT GAAATTGTTGAATACCAAGTGATCCTGGCTCGCATAGCAGACATTGCCATAGACGTCTATGCGTACAGTTGTGCCTTGTCTCGTGCATCCAGGTCTTATTGCATAGGGCTGCGCAATGCTAGTCACGAG CTGGACCTGGTCAATTGTCTGGGCTATGACCTGACACAGCGTGTGAAGGCAAACATGTCAGAAATTGATAATT ATATCGAAACCGGAGTGATGACAAAAAAGCTTAAAGTGGCGGACCAAGTATTTAAGGACAAGATGTACTTCGCAGCGCACCCGCTAACGCGGAACTGGTGA